Below is a genomic region from Catenuloplanes atrovinosus.
AGCCGCTGCACGGCCACGGACGTGGTCGCGGACTCCGGCAGCGCGGGCGCCCAGGTGCGCCACGCGTGCAGCAGCGTGGGCGCGTGCTCGCCGGCCACGAAGACCGCGCCGCCGTAGAACCGGGTCACCGGGAACAGCTCCACCTCCAGCGCGGTGACCACGCCGAAGTTGCCCTTGCCGCCGCGGACCGCGAAGAACAGGTCCGGGTCGGAGTCCGCGGTGACGCGCCGGGCGTTGCCGTCCGCGGTGACGATCTCGACGGAGCGCACCGTGTCCGCGCCGTAGCCGTACAGCCGGCCGAGCGTCGGGCTGTGGCCGCCGCCGAGCAGGTATCCGGTGGCGCCGACGTGCGGCGCGGAGCCGTTCACCGGGGCCAGGCCGGCCGGCGTGGTGACGGCCAGCACCTCGGACCAGAGCGCGCCGCCGCCGATCCGCGCGGTGCGCGCGTCCACGTCGACCGTCACCCGGTTGAGCCGGCGCAGGTTGATCAGGACGGCGCCGTCCGCGCCGCGCACCTGGTGACCGGTGGTGAGCGTGGCGACCGGCAGGCCGTGCTCGCCCGCGAACCGGATCGCGGCCGCGACGTCCCGGCCGCTGGCGGCACCGACGACCACGGCCGGGCGCATCGGCGTGTACGGGTTGTAGGTCGCGCACTCCTCGTCGAAGCCCGCGTCGCCGGGCGCGGCGACCAGCCCCGTGACGGTGGCCGCCAGCGCCGCCACCGCCGCCTCGTCGATGCCGTGTTCACTCACAGGTGGTGCCTCTCTGCCGATGCGAGCCCGGTGCACAGTGCGATACGTCGCTGCTCGGGCACCAGTTCATCGACTGCTCATCCGGCCACCCGCTACCGTGTGCCGATGACGATCGCGCCTACCACGCGGACCGCCCGGCTGGCCGAGCTCGGTGACTTCCTCCGGCGGCGGCGGGACGCGCTGACGCCGCGCGAGGCCGGGCTGCCGGACGGTGGGCGGCGGCGTGCGCCCGGGCTGCGGCGGGACGAGGTGGCCGCGCTGGCGCACCTGTCCGTGACCTACTACGAGCGGCTGGAGCAGGGGCGCGGCCCGCACCCGTCGGCCGCCACGCTGTCCGCGCTGTGCGGCGCGCTGCGGCTCACCGGCGATCGCCGCGAGCACCTGTTCCGGCTGGCCGGGCAGGCGGCGCCGCCGTGCCCGGACCCGGACGGCACGCCGGACCCCGGCCTGCTCTCGTTACTGCACGCGAACCCGCTCACGCCCGGCTACCTCTCCGACGACCTCGGCACCGTGCTCGCGCAGAACACGCTCAACGTCGCGCTGTTCGGCACGTTCACCGGCCTGCCCGGCTGGGCGGGGAACCTGGTCTGGCGCTGGTTCACCTCGCCGGCCTGGCGGGAGCTGCTGGAGCCGGGACAGGACCACGCGGAGACCGCCCGGGCGTACGTGACGGACCTGCGGGCCGTGGCGGCGCAGCGCGGGCACGACGAGGCCGCGGTCGCGATCGTCACCGACCTGCGCGCGGCCAGCGCGGAGTTCGCCCGGATGTGGGACGAGCACGACGTGTCCGCGCTGCACTGCTCCGCGAAGCGGGTGAACGGCCTGCACCTGGACTGCGTGGTGGTCACCAGCCCGCACTCCCGCCAGCGGCTGTTGCTGCTGCACCCCGTGCCCGGCACCGGCACGGAGCAGCGGCTCGCCGCGCTAGCCACGTCCTAGTGGTGCGTGGTTGCGCCGGGCGCGCGTTCCTAGCGTGTCCGGCGTGAGTGACAACCACCTGAACCCGATCGTCCTCGTCCCCGGCTTCTGGCACGGCCCCTGGGCCTGGAGCCCGGTCACCGAGCGGCTCGCCCGCCGGGGCGTACCCTCGCTGGCCGTTGATCTCGATGGCGGCGGCCTGCGGAGCGGGTCGCCGGCCGCGCGGTGGGCGCGCCCGTTCGACCCGGCCGCGTTCGCGACCGCGCCGTCGCCCGTCGCGGACGTGACCGCCACCTCGGCCGCGGAGACGCTGATCGCCCAGTTGCGCGGCCTCGGCCGGCCCGCCGTGGTGGTCGCGCACAGCATGGCCGGCATCGTCGCCACGCGCGCGGCCGAACTGGCGCCGGAGCTGTTCGCGGAGCTGGTCTACGTGGCCGGGTACGCACCGGTGGCGGGCATGCCGGGCGCGGCGTACGTCGCCGAGCCGGAGAACGCCGGCTTCCGGATCGGCGCGCTGCTGGCCGCGGACCCGGCGGTGACCGGCGCGCTGCGCATCGACCCGGCGGACCCGGACCGGCGCGCCGCGATCCGCGACTGCTTCTACCACGACGTGGACGCCGCGACCGCGGACGCGGCGATCGCGCTGCTCAGCACGGACGGCGGCTTCGGCATCGCGGGCGAGGCGTTCCCGGTGACGCCGGAGCGGTACGGCCGGGTGCCGCACACCTACGTGCTCTGCACCGAGGACCGGGTGGTCCCGCCCGCGCTGCAGCACCGGTTCGCCCGCGAGATCGACGCGGTCTCCGCCCGCCCGGCCACCGTGGTCGAGCTGAGCACGTCGCACTCGCCGTTCCTGTCCGCGCCGGACGCGCTGACCGACGCGCTCGTGGCCGCCCACGACCGCGCCACCGTCCACCATGGCTGATCACCGGCCGTTCCGGCGCACCCCGGGGGCCGCGGCTGGTTAGGATCAACGCGTGCAGTTGGAGGACATCGCCGCCCGGCTCGGGGTGCCGTTCGAGGACGTGGAGCGCGTGCACCGGCTCGCCGGCGACCTGCCGTCGGCCCCGCTGCCCGCCAAGGCCGACGCGCCCGCGCTCCTCGACCGGCTCGCGGTCCGGCCGGACGACGCCGCCGAGATCATGGCGGGCTGGCCGGACCCCGGCTCCCCGCTGTGGACCGAGGAGCTGCGCTGGCTGCTCGACCGCTCGATCGCGCTGGTCCGCGCGGACCTCGGCGGCCACGGCTGGCTGCTCCCCGGCCCGGAGCTGCCCCGCGACCGCGGCCCCGCCTGGCTCCACCTGTACGTGTACGCGTATCTGGCACTGACCGGCGTGGTGCTGGCGTACCACCGGGAGCGCGGCATCCCCGAGACCGTGTCCTGGGCGACGCTGGCGGACCTGGGCCGCAACCTGGCGATCGACCGGCGGATGCACCGCGAGGGCTGGCCGGTCATGCAGGCCTGGCTGACGCTGCACGCCCGCGGCGGCCTCTACGAGCTGGGCCGGTTGCAGTACCAGCGCGGCGGCACCGCACTCGACCTGCACATCCCCGAGTCCGGCCCGCTGACGCCGGACGCGGTCTCGGCCTCGCTCGACCGGGCCCGCGCGTTCTTCCCGCGCCACTTCCCGGACGAGCCCTACACCGCGTTCGCCTGCGGCTCCTGGCTGCTCGACCCGCAGCTCCTGGAGTACCTGCCGGAGGACTCCAACATCATCGCCTTCCAGCGCCGGTTCGCGCTGGAGCCGTACGAGGAGCCCGAGGGCCTGGACGCGGACGTGGAGGTGCTGCGCTTCGTGTTCCGCACCCTGAACACGCCGCTCGACCGGCTGCCGCGCGACACCGTGCTGCAACGCGCGATCGTCGACCACCTGAGGTCCGGCCGTCACTGGTACATCCGCCGCGGCCGCTTCCCCGTCCAGCCCGAATCCGGCCCGGCCCGGCCGCCGCGGACCGGCCGGTCCTGATTCTCGCCCGGTCGTTTCCCGCCGGGAACCCGCACGATTCGTATTCGGATCACCGCGAGAACGGCATGCTCCGGAAGAGACCGACATTGCTACCGCATCCGCAGATACTCCTTCGGTAATGCGATGGGGGAACGCCAGCGAATGCGTCGGCGACCGGTTATCGATAGAGAGTTCTCGCCGATTCGGCATATCGAGCGGAAGACTCGGGAAGGTATGCCGAGCCCGCGCTGGACCGCGTCGCCGACACTCTCCGGAAAAACCGGTCCTCCCCGCCGCGAGTCGATCGTGCAGCGCAGTTGCGGAAGCTACCGTCCGAGGCCGATTCCGGCGGTCCGAAAAGCGGTCT
It encodes:
- a CDS encoding FAD-binding oxidoreductase; amino-acid sequence: MSEHGIDEAAVAALAATVTGLVAAPGDAGFDEECATYNPYTPMRPAVVVGAASGRDVAAAIRFAGEHGLPVATLTTGHQVRGADGAVLINLRRLNRVTVDVDARTARIGGGALWSEVLAVTTPAGLAPVNGSAPHVGATGYLLGGGHSPTLGRLYGYGADTVRSVEIVTADGNARRVTADSDPDLFFAVRGGKGNFGVVTALEVELFPVTRFYGGAVFVAGEHAPTLLHAWRTWAPALPESATTSVAVQRLPPDPALPEPLRGAFVVALRFAFIGDAAEGERVFAPMRGAAPILVDGVRDRPYAEVGLIHTDPPGPLPYVDRTTGLRDLPAEAVDALLALVGPGTGCPLVSVELRALGGALDRRPEPPNAVATRGMPFVLFGFGVGGPEALPQLRGYLGRVLDAVSPWAHGRQMANFLSAVDEGATPAEVRAAYGDEIYDRLSKIKQVYDPGNLFRANHNIPPA
- a CDS encoding acyltransferase domain-containing protein, which encodes MQLEDIAARLGVPFEDVERVHRLAGDLPSAPLPAKADAPALLDRLAVRPDDAAEIMAGWPDPGSPLWTEELRWLLDRSIALVRADLGGHGWLLPGPELPRDRGPAWLHLYVYAYLALTGVVLAYHRERGIPETVSWATLADLGRNLAIDRRMHREGWPVMQAWLTLHARGGLYELGRLQYQRGGTALDLHIPESGPLTPDAVSASLDRARAFFPRHFPDEPYTAFACGSWLLDPQLLEYLPEDSNIIAFQRRFALEPYEEPEGLDADVEVLRFVFRTLNTPLDRLPRDTVLQRAIVDHLRSGRHWYIRRGRFPVQPESGPARPPRTGRS
- a CDS encoding alpha/beta fold hydrolase, coding for MSDNHLNPIVLVPGFWHGPWAWSPVTERLARRGVPSLAVDLDGGGLRSGSPAARWARPFDPAAFATAPSPVADVTATSAAETLIAQLRGLGRPAVVVAHSMAGIVATRAAELAPELFAELVYVAGYAPVAGMPGAAYVAEPENAGFRIGALLAADPAVTGALRIDPADPDRRAAIRDCFYHDVDAATADAAIALLSTDGGFGIAGEAFPVTPERYGRVPHTYVLCTEDRVVPPALQHRFAREIDAVSARPATVVELSTSHSPFLSAPDALTDALVAAHDRATVHHG
- a CDS encoding helix-turn-helix transcriptional regulator; this encodes MTIAPTTRTARLAELGDFLRRRRDALTPREAGLPDGGRRRAPGLRRDEVAALAHLSVTYYERLEQGRGPHPSAATLSALCGALRLTGDRREHLFRLAGQAAPPCPDPDGTPDPGLLSLLHANPLTPGYLSDDLGTVLAQNTLNVALFGTFTGLPGWAGNLVWRWFTSPAWRELLEPGQDHAETARAYVTDLRAVAAQRGHDEAAVAIVTDLRAASAEFARMWDEHDVSALHCSAKRVNGLHLDCVVVTSPHSRQRLLLLHPVPGTGTEQRLAALATS